The proteins below are encoded in one region of Naumovozyma castellii chromosome 6, complete genome:
- the NOC4 gene encoding ribosome biosynthesis protein NOC4 (ancestral locus Anc_3.482), which yields MVQTIEEIKEIAKKITTVKDKANYNAIIKLIKQLEIQNEEDLDDDTVEKTYRFLVVSLFQIFKKLFSRGDLTLRVSDKTTPELKQFKQWCRRTYESFKTKMLLIISDLRLETSLALDSLDLYMQLIELESIHFASKVDAPFFPNKTLKNLMLAIWKSNIEGMETKTSNGQSQNFILLEFLEKYYKPFADIQYYVQSEFNNILDSSVPSSEKELLSHNVSKWLTLMNHDSHCSNANVELEIYVSNPPKAVEDESKFKSFFEKNWLITLNFNLSLEQYKTILLILHKRLIPHFHTPTKLMDFLTESYNLQSSDSNAGVVPILALNGLFELMKRFNLEYPNFYSKLYQLVTPDLMHVKYRARFFRLMDLFLSSSHLSAHLVASFVKRLARYTLDAPPAAIVSVIPFAYNMLRKHPNCMIMLHNPRYISDPFQTAEQTQELNKLKENYHDPFNIQEPNPELTNAMESSLWELATLMDHYHANVATLAKIFGQPFRKISYNMEDFLDWSYDSLLNAESSRKLKILPTLEFEEFDALFDEQTSGDNSKEGMTVYLPGVEW from the coding sequence atggtgCAGAcgattgaagaaattaaagagatTGCCAAGAAGATCACGACTGTGAAGGATAAGGCCAACTATAATGCAATTATAAAGTTAATCAAGCAACTGGAAATCCagaatgaagaagatctgGATGATGATACCGTGGAGAAAACGTATAGATTTTTGGTGGtatcattatttcaaatattcaaaaagttGTTTTCTCGTGGAGATTTGACATTACGTGTCTCTGATAAGACTACCCCAGAGTTGAAGCAATTTAAGCAATGGTGCAGAAGAACATATGAATCATTCAAGACAAAGATGctattaataatatccGATCTAAGATTGGAAACTTCCTTGGCACTAGATTCCTTGGATTTATATATGCAATTGATCGAATTAGAGTCCATCCATTTTGCCTCTAAAGTGGATGCTCCATTTTTCCCCAataaaacattgaaaaatttgatgcTTGCCATTTGGAAATCAAATATAGAAGGTATGGAAACAAAAACTTCCAATGGTCAATCacaaaatttcattcttttggagtttttggaaaaatattataaacCATTTGCTgatattcaatattatgTTCAATCTGAATTCAACAACATTTTAGATTCTTCAGTACCATCATCTgagaaagaattattatctCATAATGTATCTAAATGGTTGACCTTGATGAACCATGATAGTCACTGTTCTAATGCAAACGtagaattggaaatataTGTTTCAAACCCTCCGAAGGCCGTGGAAGatgaatccaaatttaaatcgttctttgaaaaaaattggttaATTACTTTAAACTTTAACCTATCCTTGGAACAATACAAGAccattttattaattctCCATAAAAGATTAATTCCACATTTCCATACACCTACAAAATTGATGGATTTCTTGACAGAATCATATAACCTACAATCATCTGATTCGAACGCTGGTGTAGTACCAATACTGGCATTGAATGGTTTATTTGAACTAATGAAACGTTTCAATCTGGaatatccaaatttttaCAGCAAATTGTATCAATTAGTGACACCAGACTTAATGCATGTGAAATATCGTGCCAGATTCTTCAGATTAATGGATTTATTTCTCTCTTCATCGCATCTATCTGCACATTTAGTGGCATCCTTCGTCAAGAGACTAGCTAGATACACCTTGGATGCTCCACCGGCGGCCATTGTCTCAGTGATCCCATTTGCCTATAACATGTTGAGGAAACATCCAAATTGTATGATCATGTTGCATAATCCACGTTATATATCGGATCCCTTCCAAACGGCGGAACAGACTcaagaattaaataaattgaaggaaaattATCATGATCCTTTTAATATTCAAGAGCCTAACCCTGAATTGACCAACGCAATGGAATCATCATTGTGGGAGTTAGCAACATTAATGGACCATTATCATGCAAATGTAGCTACTTTAGCAAAGATATTCGGACAGCCGTTCAGAAAGATAAGTTATAATATGGAAGATTTCTTGGATTGGAGTTatgattctttattaaatgcGGAGTCTTCCagaaaattgaagattttgcCCACATTGGAATTTGAGGAGTTTGATGCGTTGTTTGATGAACAAACTAGTGGAGACAATAGCAAGGAGGGTATGACTGTATATCTACCTGGAGTAGAATGGTAG
- the ASN1 gene encoding asparagine synthase (glutamine-hydrolyzing) 1 (ancestral locus Anc_3.483), translating to MCGIFAAFRHEDVKAYKPKALQLTKRIRHRGPDWSGNVVKNTTILAHERLSIVGLDSGAQPITSPCGNYTLCVNGEIYNHIQIREECADYQFKTLSDCEPIIPLYLKYDLDAPKHLDGMFAWCLYDAKQDRIVAARDPIGITTLYMGRQSKTPQTVYFASELKCLTDDCDSIVAFPPGHVYDSNTDQITRYFNPDWLDEDRIPSTPVDLKAIRETLEKAVRKRLMAEVPYGVLLSGGLDSSLIASIAARETEKAMQDVDVEDENGEHHKHLTGVDDEGHLHTGGWSRLHSFAIGLPNAPDLQAARKVAKFIGSVHHEHTFTLQEGLDALDDVIYHLETYDVTTIRASTPMFLLSRKIKAQGVKMVLSGEGSDEIFGGYLYFAQAPSAAEFHTESVKRVKNLHLADCLRANKSTMAWGLEARVPFLDKEFLQLCMNIDPKDKMIDQASGKIEKYILRKAFDTTDDPEEKPYLPQEILWRQKEQFSDGVGYSWIDGLKDTAERVISDAMFENPKPHWGNDVPTTKEAYWYRLKFDALYPQKTAADTVMRWIPKADWGCAEDPSGRYAKIHEKHVDGN from the coding sequence ATGTGTGGTATTTTCGCTGCCTTCAGACACGAAGACGTTAAGGCTTACAAGCCAAAGGCTCTACAACTCACCAAGAGAATCAGACACCGTGGTCCTGATTGGTCCGGTAACGTCGTCAAGAACACCACCATCTTGGCTCACGAAAGATTGTCCATCGTCGGTCTAGACTCCGGTGCTCAACCAATTACCTCCCCATGTGGTAACTACACTTTATGTGTTAACGGTGAAATTTATAACCATATTCAAATCAGAGAAGAATGCGCAGACTACCAATTCAAGACTCTATCCGATTGTGAACCTATCATCCCACTATATTTGAAGTACGATTTAGACGCTCCAAAGCATCTAGACGGTATGTTCGCATGGTGTCTATACGACGCTAAGCAAGACCGTATCGTCGCCGCTAGAGATCCAATCGGTATCACCACTTTGTACATGGGTCGTCAATCTAAGACTCCTCAAACCGTCTACTTCGCCTCTGAATTGAAATGTTTGACCGATGACTGTGACTCCATCGTTGCTTTCCCACCGGGACACGTTTACGATTCTAACACTGATCAAATTACTCGTTATTTCAACCCAGATTGGTTAGACGAAGACAGAATCCCATCCACCCCAGTCGACTTAAAGGCTATCAGAGAAACATTGGAAAAGGCCGTCAGAAAGAGATTAATGGCTGAAGTTCCATACGGTGTCTTATTATCCGGTGGGTTagattcttctttaatcGCCTCCATTGCCGCCAGAGAAACTGAAAAGGCCATGCAAGACGTTGACgtggaagatgaaaatggtgAACATCACAAGCATCTAACAGGTGTCGATGATGAAGGTCATTTACACACTGGTGGATGGTCTCGTCTACATTCCTTCGCCATTGGGTTGCCTAACGCTCCAGATTTACAAGCCGCTAGAAAGGTTGCCAAATTCATTGGTTCCGTGCATCATGAACACACTTTCACTTTACAAGAAGGTTTGGATGCCCTAGATGATGTTATCTACCATTTGGAAACTTACGACGTCACTACCATTAGAGCTTCCACTCCAATGTTCTTACTTTCTAGAAAGATTAAGGCTCAAGGTGTCAAGATGGTTCTTTCCGGTGAAGGTTCCGATGAAATTTTCGGTGGTTATTTGTATTTCGCTCAAGCTCCATCTGCTGCTGAATTCCACACTGAATCTGTAAAGAGAGTGAAGAACTTGCATTTGGCTGATTGTTTGAGAGCTAACAAGTCTACTATGGCTTGGGGTCTAGAGGCTCGTGTTCCATTCTTAGACAAGGAATTCTTGCAATTATGTATGAACATTGATCCAAAGGATAAGATGATTGACCAAGCCTCTGgtaagattgaaaaatacatCTTAAGAAAGGCATTCGATACCACAGACGATCCAGAAGAAAAACCATACTTACCACAAGAAATCTTATGGAGACAAAAGGAACAATTTTCAGATGGTGTTGGTTACTCATGGATTGATGGGTTGAAGGATACCGCTGAGAGAGTCATCAGTGATGCTATGTTTGAAAATCCAAAACCTCATTGGGGTAACGATGTTCCAACTACTAAGGAAGCATACTGGTATAGATTGAAATTCGATGCTCTTTACCCACAAAAGACTGCTGCTGATACCGTTATGAGATGGATTCCAAAGGCTGATTGGGGTTGTGCTGAAGATCCATCTGGTAGATACGCTAAGATTCATGAAAAGCATGTTGATGGTAACTAA
- the NCAS0F03520 gene encoding uncharacterized protein (ancestral locus Anc_3.484) translates to MEYFKNTMSNIFNKLKHIFETESTTHTDNRHVQKQTKPDVVTRYDLLHGRNGAKSNLRSKSKSKGGKHHPISARVV, encoded by the coding sequence ATGGAATACTTTAAGAATACAATGTCTaacatattcaataaactGAAACACATATTCGAAACTGAATCAACAACACACACGGATAATCGTCATGTTCAAAAACAGACGAAACCAGACGTCGTAACGAGGTATGACTTGTTACATGGAAGAAACGGTGCTAAATCTAATCTCCGATCAAAGAGCAAATCAAAAGGAGGCAAACACCACCCTATATCAGCTCGTGTCGTCTAA
- the NCAS0F03530 gene encoding bifunctional triacylglycerol lipase/ester hydrolase (ancestral locus Anc_3.488): MSVEAYDDDEFPTCVVHILPIKTAEINPVFVWIPGNPGILEYYQEMLINLHEKHPTWEILAISHIGMNTKTTSLFKGSHQDNSRVFTLKEQIQHKIKIINNFVKDSNVPIYISGHSVGAYMVQKIVASDELIGQVLKMGLITPTIIDIHLSEKGKSMTRYARWSCRQLPHILSFLCYIVFGWLVPGILRSYIIGYVMGCHHDSQAAISTELFLTGPNFVRQSLGLAQEEMDTIHDDWQFQAELIEYCLKNSIKIQFLFSATDHWVREATRKEIIQFYQERCKGAKALLKIDVSDQFPHSFVVRRSKYVVEHYF; encoded by the coding sequence ATGTCAGTAGAAGCTTATGACGATGACGAATTCCCCACATGTGTAGTGCATATCCTTCCTATTAAAACTGCCGAAATCAATCCTGTATTTGTTTGGATCCCCGGAAACCCAGGCATTCTGgaatattatcaagaaaTGCTAATTAATCTTCATGAAAAGCATCCCACGTGGGAAATATTAGCTATTTCACATATAGGAATGAACACCAAGACTACTTCTCTATTTAAGGGGAGCCACCAAGATAATTCTAGAGTGTTCACCTTAAAGGAACAAATTCAACATAagattaaaattattaataattttgtcAAGGACTCGAATGTTCCAATTTACATATCAGGCCATTCAGTTGGCGCATACATGGTACAGAAAATTGTTGCCAGTGATGAATTGATTGGACAGGTGCTTAAGATGGGGTTGATTACACCGACGATTATTGATATTCATTTATCAGAGAAGGGAAAATCGATGACAAGATATGCCAGATGGAGTTGTCGACAATTACCTCATATTTTGTCATTTCTATGTTATATTGTCTTTGGGTGGCTGGTACCCGGTATACTAAGAAGCTATATCATTGGCTATGTCATGGGTTGTCATCATGATAGTCAAGCTGCTATCAGTACGGAGCTTTTCCTGACGGGTCCAAACTTTGTGAGACAATCTCTCGGGTTAgctcaagaagaaatggacACGATTCACGATGATTGGCAGTTCCAGGCTGAGTTGATAGAATATTGTCTCAAGAATAGTATCAAGATACAATTTTTGTTCAGTGCGACCGACCATTGGGTCCGCGAAGCAACAAGAAAGGAAATAATCCAATTTTACCAGGAACGTTGCAAGGGAGCAAAGGCTTTGCTCAAGATTGATGTCTCTGACCAATTCCCTCATTCGTTTGTTGTTAGACGGTCCAAGTACGTTGTAGAGCATTATTTTTAG
- the NCAS0F03540 gene encoding uncharacterized protein (ancestral locus Anc_3.491): MFSNFSLDKITNSLATAAQKTSDTLSNAITTATDPATKLSLRSQKRLFQESIGTVHDISTLPEQYTTLEARTDALEKCLRRILIVSKTFEMEGYDYPPNLSESFSDWWSLSSKKKKEQEKEDKKGFLPRSFAQAISNSAEDCVEIYQHVNDGDDEDKEENANNEEENEEEDEEDEDVKNLIKTFDSWAKCYKNIDQGKAEMDSMMMKEFNAKLEKLLNEEFKKVHTLRKRVKDSRLKFDTVRYELKVKEEKAKIAEAAASNAAVTLTTTEEEKPEEEEKPTTDIKKEEDSTIKDESASKEEPIAKTPSKEDTKTKKEGKPAEKSTETATEATEAKEKALPKVPTTETEETGAESATKVDEEKASEDKKTDKAIEDDSEEHKLLEQLEDTFVSSTASAVEMMEEITDSSEIIGLVKLFQNFQLVYYRQCVQEIEANLKTLNELEI; this comes from the coding sequence atgttttccaatttctcATTAGATAAGATTACCAATTCATTGGCTACTGCAGCTCAAAAGACATCAGACACTTTAAGTAATGCTATCACCACAGCCACAGATCCAGCCACGAAATTGTCATTGAGATCAcaaaaaagattatttcAAGAATCTATCGGTACTGTACATGATATTTCTACATTACCGGAACAATATACTACCTTAGAGGCACGTACAGATGCTCTAGAGAAATGTTTGAGAAGAATATTGATTGTTTCTAAGACTTTTGAAATGGAAGGATATGATTATCCTCCTAATTTATCGGAAAGTTTCTCTGATTGGTGGTCCTTGAGTagcaagaagaagaaggaacaAGAGAAGGAAGATAAAAAGGGGTTTTTGCCCAGATCATTTGCCCAAGCTATTTCCAACTCGGCTGAAGACTGCGTTGAGATTTATCAACATGTAAATGATGGtgacgatgaagataaagaGGAGAATGCCAAtaacgaagaagaaaatgaagaagaggacgaggaagatgaagatgtgaagaatttgataaagacTTTTGACTCATGGGCCAAATGTTACAAGAATATTGATCAAGGTAAAGCAGAAATGGATTCCATGATGatgaaagaatttaatgctaaattggagaaattacttaatgaagaatttaagaAAGTACACACTTTACGTAAAAGAGTCAAGGATTCAAGATTAAAGTTCGATACAGTCCGTTATGAATTAAAGGTAAAGGAAGAAAAGGCAAAGATCGCTGAAGCTGCTGCCTCGAATGCCGCTGTTACATTGACTACtacagaagaagaaaagcCCGAAGAGGAGGAAAAACCCACAACAGATATTAAAAAGGAGGAAGATAGTACGATTAAGGATGAATCAGCCTCTAAGGAGGAACCAATTGCTAAGACTCCTTCCAAAGAAGATACTAAAACTAAGAAGGAGGGTAAACCAGCAGAGAAGAGTACAGAAACAGCAACTGAAGCCACAGAAGCAAAGGAAAAAGCACTACCAAAGGTTCCAACAACGGAAACTGAGGAAACTGGTGCTGAATCTGCAACTAAAGtggatgaagaaaaggCCTCTGAAGATAAAAAAACAGACAAAGCAATTGAGGATGACTCTGAAGAAcataaattattagaacAATTAGAAGATACATTTGTATCCAGCACAGCATCAGCTGTGGAAATGATGGAAGAAATTACTGATAGTTCAGAAATTATTGGGTTAGTCAAGTTGtttcaaaactttcaattgGTCTACTACAGACAATGtgttcaagaaattgaagctAATTTGAAGACTCTTAACGAATTAGAAATCTAA